TAATTATCAACCAgctgattttgttttctaaattcttgcAGCCATGGAAGCACCTTCTGTGGCCCAGCTGGGGCAATGAAGTGTATGGAAGCTCTAAACGGTGGCGCAAGGGTAGTAGGTAGTGATTTTATACGTGGCACTAGTGTGGTTTTGGATTTGTGAGATTACTGCCGGTCTTTATCATGGTTTAATAGAACTTTGTTTAAGTGTTCTTTATTGGTAGCTTCATTGTGTCAAGTGCTACAATGGCTTGCGTGTCAGCTGGTAACCCCAGCATGACCCTCCTTGCTATGTAGCTCGAAATGTTGGCTTGGATTGAAAAGCTGGGAATTAATGTTTCCTTTTGACTAAAATTATCTATGCTCCAGAAAATAAGTGCATGAAATTAATTGATAAACTATCATATGCACTAAGTTCACTCCTACCTCATTTGGTTTTTCTTCATTGTTGTGACTAGAAATGACTGCATGTAATGTCAAATTTATTGATTTAATAATCATGCTCCTTCAGGGCAAATTAGGAGCATAAACCAAACCGCATACCTAATTTATGTCAGGAACTCTTGCTCCTTCCAGCAAACGGACCAATAGAAAAAACTGGGAAGATACAATGCGTAAAGTATAATCAACTAACGTGGCAGGCTAGCAAATGACAAAAACTCCTGCTCCAAGCTATAGCATGCATTTTGGCTTCGCTGCGAAGCTATAACATTAGTATTACATGGTCTCTCGTCCAGGTTCACAACCAAGGGCTGGTGGTCACCGTGCAGTATCTCTTCCCCAGAAGCTGGAATAACTTGAGATGATGAGTTTATGCTATCTGCTCGCAACTGCTGCAACATCGTCTCCACTTGCTTCATCGTAGGCCTTTCTTCCCCTCTTATCCTCAAGCACATTTCTGCAAGGGAAGCAAACCTGTTGATCTCTTGGTCAGTTGCTTCTTCAAGAACTTGAGGTGccactatttccttgggttcTCTTGACTTGATCTCCGATAGGAAGTAGTTGCACAAGTTCTCTTTCATTTCCATTCGGGACCCAATGGAAAATACAGGTTGTTTCCTTATAAAAAGTTCTAAGAGTACCACGCCAAAACTGTAAACATCACTCTTCTCATTTAGCTGCCCTGTCTGATAATATTCAGGATCTAAGTAACCGAATGTGCCCTGTACATTTGTAAGAAGATGACTTTGATCAATGGGAACACTTCTTGAAGCACCAAAATCCGAAATCTTTGCAGCATAGTTTGCATCCAAGAGTATATTAGAGGATTTCACATCCCGATGGAAGATTGATACTGATGCCGCAGAGTGGAGATAATACAGAGCACCTGCAGCTTCTGATGCAATTCGCAGGCCAATACTATGTTGCTTGAATCCGCCGGATGAAGAACATCGAATAATGAACCATTGGAGATGAAATCATACACTAGTAAGGGGACCTCAGTTTCAAGACAGCACCCAAAGAGTTTAACAATATTTCGGTGATTTATCTGAGAGAGGATCGCGACCTCATTGACGAAGTCGCTGATCTCACCTTTCCTGACGAACTTGGACTTTTTTATGGCTACCACATGCTGGTTTGATAAGATACCTTTGTACACCGTCCCATGCCCTCCGTGGCCAAGGATACGTGCAGTATCAAAGTTATTTGTTGCCTTACTAAGCTCTTCCAAAGAGAAAATCTTTGTCTTTTCGCTCGCATTCTCATCTGATGATATCAGCTGTTCTAAGAGCAGGCCCTGGTTCATCCGAAAATATTTCCTTCTTAGTTTCTTCTCGGCATCTCTTTTCCATCTTCGAACAAGCAGTACTGCGCTTAAGCTGAGAAGCAGCAGGCCAAAGCCGGTGCTAAGCCCAATTATAATACCTACAATAATTAAACAATGATGTAACTGATTCATAAATAGCAACGTATCAGTTCAAAACCTTTATTCagtgaaaacttgaaaactttctATCCTAGCCACTAGATACTTCATATCTATCAATACTGCATATATCTTAAAGTACCTTAATTTCGATGGGAAGAACCGAGCCAAGCATGCACTATATATATAAGGGGCTCACCTAAGAAGagattttgctttgcttttggCGTGCACTGCATTTTTGTAATATCGTACTCAGTATGATCAGGGCACTTGGTGCAGCTGTAGTTTCCGATGGTGTTTTGGCAAATGCCTTTGCAAAGGCCTGGTGTCTGTGCACAGTCATCAATATCTGTAAGTGTAAACATCTGTCAGGACATAATAATtttgtacaatttttttttgtaagaacTGTACAAAGAATTTAATTATTTACTACACGATAACtgcacagagagagagagagagagagagagagagagagagagagagtacctATACAACCATCTGGGATATATGGATTTCCTTCAAAACCAGGCAAGCATACGCACCTGTAGCCAACATAACCTTCAATGGAGCTGATGACGCCCGGGCAGGAGCTATCGGTACTGACGCATGCATATCCAGAGGTGTTGTCTCTCGCGTCTTGGCATGTAAGATTTGCAACAGCCCATCGCACAGAAGCTGATTCCAGAGGATCCACGTACAGTTTTGGTTCTTGAGATTCTGAAGGTGTCCCTACCGAATTAACATGCGAATTAATGAACATGCCTCCAAGAGTTGAGTCATATTTGATTCCGAGAAGCCCATCACTGACATTTATGTAAGTCACTTCTATGGCAGGGTTGAGACGGAGAATGGGTGGTTTAGTACTGTGTGATGAGCATTTAAGCTGAAAACTTTTCCTTGCAGAACAAGCTTCTTCTAGGCCGAAAGGAAATTCGACATTTATAGTCCCACACCGTCCAGAACAATTCTCCTTTCGTGGCCTTGGACTGTACCCTATTTTCCATATATAAGTTTAAATTCGTGAAATTAGCTACAATAGCTAATCAAATATTGATAGTTATGATGAAAGTCACAACTCCTTGTGACAAAATAGGACTGTGTTGTGAATAGTTTATATTCTAATATTGGAAGTCACAAGTCATTGTAAAGACTAGTTCACATAGCTAAAGGTTAATTGTACATTtcttgtaaaaaaataaaaataaatcagaAAAAAGTTTTATAAGTTATGTATTGGAATCCAATGTGATGTATAGTAAGTTCTCTCTTGCAACAAAAACCTGAAGGAGGGATATGATTGATGAGAAATTGAGAATTACCATTGTCAATGTCAGGCGAGCAGCCATCGAGGAGATAGGGATTGCCTTCAAAACCTCTGCTGCACCGGCAGACATAACCAGGCAGATACGGTGGGACCATGCATTGGCTGTGGTTGCTGATACATGAATAGTTGTTATCTTTCATGCTGCTGGAGCAGCTTGTTTTGCCAGGGATACTCCAAAAGAGGAAGGTCTCAAAATTTATGTTGATTTCATCCCACAAGATGCTGAGATTAGATTGTGTTTTTATCCTACTTGCTTTGCGGTGAACAAATTGTAAATCGATAGTACGAACAAATGATAGTGTAGATCTCGTAAGATCACACGATCCAGGGCCATGGGGCTCCTGATTATACACTTGCTCCGCCATATGTATGCTTGGGCAGGTTACCATGCAAAGCAACGTACGATCACCGTTTCTATGTACCAAGTACACATCCAAGTCACAAGCAACGACGGAAAGAATCATTATCGACTCAAGAACAGCAAAAGAATTCCCCGGAGTCCATGACATGTTGTAGACATCAACACCAGATTTCACTAGGATGGTTTTGGAAAATTTGACGATAATTTGGTTCATCTGAAAGTTTGATGTGTTGCCCCGGCGGACATACCAACGGCTTTAATATCGGACTGGACCTGGGTTGTGCTATCATCATGTAAGAAAAGCTTTGGGGGATGAGTGGTTCGGTTACAGATGAGACTGAAGTCAGGATGCCTGAAGCAGCCAGCTCCTATGACAAAAGGATAGTCGAAGTTCAGGTTACCACATATCTTCTGACAGCCAGAAGTAGAGGGGAGAGTCGAATTTGAAGGACTTGTGCCTGGGACATCGCCCTGCGAGGATCTTCTAGTCTCCAACAAACTGATAATTACCTCTGGGAAAATCATGTGGTTCAGGAGATGGGTGGTGGTAGTACTTCCATCTACAGTTCTCCCAACCGCAGATGCACGCGCTACAGCGACCCTTAGCATGGCAAGTATGAGCAAAGCAAACATGGCATTGAGCTGGGCAGTCAAGCAGTCTACTCTCTTGTTCCCAGCTCGTGAGGTAGTATTATTGGAGAATTTGTGTGGAAGTTATTGGCTATAGAGTAAGCTGGCCGAGCTCTGTCTATTTATAGACGGAGAAACCTATACATCAAATGCTCGCTCCCTCAGGTCTTAGAGCAAATGTTCAAGCATTTTGGAAAAAAGATATTGTTATAAATGGTGGTTAAGTCGACACGCGTTTTTCCAGCTACTTCAGCAAGACTtgaccaaaaaaaaagcaacttttagtttggactttggagagGGAAAGCAACTCGTTAAAAATGAAGCAATTGCTCGGTTTTTTGTGTCATTTCAGAAAAAGGCCATGAATGTCACAAGAATATTCTAACCCATGAAACAGGGCATTGCCTCCACTGAATCATAGTGCTTGACTTAGAGAAAGTCTTGGATGGAATTACAGCAGCTCAATCGAAGCAGGCACCACCAAAGAGACCACATTTATCGTGGCCGGTACAGTGGTACCACTGGACGTGCCTTATAGATACATAGGATTTTTGGTTGACATAAGTAGATAAACAAATTGTTCGTACACAATGCTTCATAATCCAGCTAAGTGTAGTAGTAGATAAACAAAACTGAGCTCAAATTGCACAACTTGCATGAAATTCGGACACAATGCTTAACAATCCAGCTAAGTAGATAAAcacatggaaaagaaaaactgtacTCCGTCCTTATGTTCTCGAATTCCGTGTATAATTCCATAGCAAACTGTTCGGTTACTCCTGTACTTGTGTTCCCAAATTCAAACAAGCATGATTGATAGAGATTGAAGAGGACAATAGGAGGACTCACCTGCGGTTGCAGTTGGGGTTTTGGTGTCAACCCGGGCGGAGGCGTCCGGTGGGACGCCatcccggcggcgccggcgatcgGGAGGGCTGGCCGCTGGCCGGGCTGGACCGGCGAGGCGAGCCTGGGTGGTGGCGCGGGATCGATTTCCGGCGGATAGGGTTTCtttccgccgccggcctccacTGTCCTTCTGATTTTAATATGGGCTGGCATTGCTAGGCCCGTTAGACAAAGGAGGGGACAATTATATCCTACAGCCCAGCCCATTGGGCCTCTACTTGAGGCTAGAACCAACAAATTTTTAAACTTtctaaataaaacaaatttttaaACGCATTTCAGGCTGCCTGAGATGGCGCCATcctggaagaaaagaaaagcttgGTTCCATTCTATGCAATCTTGTTTTTTGGAGCTTGGTTCCATTTTTCCATGTATCTTGACTTCCAACAATTTTGTGCAGCGTGCAGGTGCATAATACTCccttcatttcacaaaggttggcgtatttcgtttcgttaagacaataCTTTAATCAAGAATTaatttattaatatgtaagttatatgatacgaaaccatgatcattagtaagaatttttttaaacgaatccattgatataaatttcatgtataaaaatacacatatcaatagagttttcattggtcaaagtcttgtcttaacgaaacaaaatacgccaagttttgtgaaatggagagagtatgaACTTGCATAGTTGTTATTTATGGGGTCTGTACACATAAAATTTCACACATATTTCTGGCCTGGAGAAACCTAGTATCCTCTGGCAGAACTCGTTGGCCATACTTCCAGTGATTGATCGATTGAAACTTACTGTCACTGTTTTCACCGCTGTTGCCCAACTGAACAATTGTTCCACAAGAGCAAAATCATGTGCAGTTCCTGACAAAAATTGTATTTCTATGTCTTGAAGGCGCCTCAGCACAAGTTCCTCGGTTTTCCAGTTTGTAGGTTGATCACAAATGCAACCTGATGCACAAGTGGTTGCCACCTGAAATGTGGGGACATCAACTTAGAAAAAAGTTAACTGATATAgctttatttttattcttaTTTAAAGGAACTGATATAGCTTTATGACATACACACGAGACACAACTGGACACTGTAAGACAGCCTGATTGCTCTGAGATATCTCATCAACAAAATATACAAGAGACACAGCTTGAAATTGTTTTGAGGCAAACCTATAGCTGTAGCACAAAATatgattattttttctgtGCAAAAAGCGTACAAAATTTACGCAGATATATAGGTATAGTGCTACCAACAAGCCATACTCAAGATGTCTAATTGACCCTAGGGCTATGTTAAAATGGAACCTTCAGAAAGAACACATTCCAGGAAtcatagtactccctccgtcccataatatgaggcacgcacgctTTCCTAGATTCTTAATTTAGCTaattaaatataaattaaataattgaaaagttatatcattagaaagttctttCGATAATGAATCTAATGACgtatttttttacaaaacatacatatttaattactCAAATTGAAAATCTAaagatgcgtgcgtgcctcatattatgggatggagggagtattatcaTCTCTCGAACCTTAAAAACTTGAGCCCTGCCATGTATGGAATAACTGGCAATTTTCAATCCACTGCCTATATATTTCCAACAGATTGCAGTATTCAAAAAGTGAAACCTATTACCAACCCAACTCGTATGCCGCTTTTATAAAACTTGAAAAACAGTGTTTTCACTGGGAGGCCACAGATAAACTTTGGGAGGAATCTACCAGTGTCAAACTAATACCTAGAGTAGTATGACTCACAGATAAAGCCTAGGTATGCCAAGAAATGCAATAATGCATATTGTCTTATGTGGCAGTGGATAAAAAAGTCAACGGTAGCTTTACCTCCACGTCCTTACAACTATCAAATACTAGCCCCAACTTTCTTATACCAGTACGCATCCTGAGTAAATGGAATGAGCTGGCTCCAAAAGAATGTCCATTTGTAAAGAGAAACAGGTTCAAGGATCTAATGTCAGGGAGCCTTACCATCTCTTCAATCAAGTAATGAGGGTGATCCATGTCCTGTATAGGCTCATACAAAGTGAAAAAGTAATAATAGTAATAACAAAATTATTATGTAAGAGTTTGAAAAGGACACAAACATCCCATAATCCCATTTTCTACAAAGTGATAGCATAAGTAACAAGCTCAGCCTAGCTGGTAAAAGAAACTGCCATAGAGTACTTAAGATCTCATCATCCTAAGTATTAGAATTAAAATATGTAGTGTGTGAGGTGATAGTGGATAACTAGCTTTGTGTTAATTACTCAGAagcagaaaaaataaataaataaaacaagcGAGAATTTTGCATCGTTGTTCCTTAATCCAAAAGATGTGCAGGCCACACAAAGCGGACAAATAACCAAATGGCACATTCCTTAACTTGAACTCCACATTTACCTCAATATTAGCCGGCAAACATGCCAGTAGCACTAGATTAAAGGTTTGGACGGCCTCAAATTGCTGCAACAGCCTCAGGCAGTGGCGATTGTGTGCGAGGCCAGGGGGTCCATATGCAAGCAAAAAGGGTGTGGCCAGCCATTCCAGATGCTCCATCTCACCAAACTTGACAGTCATCGGATCATAAGTATCTCTCCACTCGAGCGACACCAGTTGAGGGGCTGCGATGTCGGCGACCGGCTGACTCGTGAAATCGAAGCTGTGGGACACCGTTAACTTTCGGAGCGCGGGAGCCGTGACAGCCAGCTGCTGCAGGTGGCACCCTTTGAGCTCTAGTTCCAGGAGAGACTCCGATCGGATGGCGAAATTGCTGATGCCCTCGACGTTGCTGACGATGAGTTTCTGCAGGGACGGACACCGTGGCTTCACCGAGCGGGCAAGGGCCGTGGGGCAGCCGGACGCCTTCCAGGTGGGAATCGTTGAGCCGGGCGAACACGCCGGAAGGCGGCATAGCGAGGCTGTGGAACCCTAGTTTCAGGATGAGCCAGATCTGGGTGGCTTTCTCGAAGCAGGGCAGCTCAAAGGCGCCGCCGAGGGTAACCGCGtccccctcctcctgcttccgcggcggcggcatctcGAAGAAGCTCaggtcgccggcgaggcggcgggccGCGATGGGGAGCCAGGCCCGCAGGGAGCACGCTGatccgggcggcggcggcagccgtgCCGAGGGTGCCGAATATGTGGAGGAGGACGTCGTCGGGCAGCGCGCTGAGGCGGTCATCcccttcctcgccggcgccggcgccggtgggcCAGAGCTTGGCTCGCTTGGCGGCGGTTTCCACTCCTTCCTCGACGCGCGCCTCCATTGATGAGGAGTTGGAgtcttttcgttttcttttcacaAAACCGCTAGTTCCTGAGAAATACatcttttcgttttcttttcacttaACCCGTATTTTCGTTGAATCTTACATTTTTATGTATAAAGATGGTTAAACAAGAATTCAAAGGTCTGAAGATGGCAAGGCAGACTATCCTAGTGGTCGGTGGTGATGTGGAAAAACCTGAAGCTGCTGCAGAACGTGTCAACAAGTAAGATCTTTAACTGGTTGCTGCATACGGTGTCTGAATGATATTATCTGTAATCGGTGAAAGGGAGATAGAAATAAGGCCTGGCAAAGATGGTTTTAATGTTTTGGCTGCCGATACTACGAGAAATTACTCCCTCAaatcgatcctaaattattatcgaaatattacatgtatctaaacgatttttaagaatagatacatttatatttggacaatttgagttaagaatttaggattagaGGGTCTAACATTTTGCGTTTGTTAATTgtgcaggcagcagcagtagtTTCGTCTAAGAAGCCCGCGGCTGACCTGGAGAGGGACAGTCAGTTGGTTTTTCTTTAAAATGAAGTGAACACATTATTGTGCTAGTACTGTAATGTGGACGTACTACTCCTATTTGACATCGAAACTTATAtgtgtcgtggtggtgtcacgacaGTTGCCATAgaatggcttaacttggggccgatggacgaaagaggatccggaggagtgaggacgtgaagaagaacacgcacgattcacacaagaacacacagatttacccaggttcggagccctttTGCCGAGGtaaaactcctactcctgtttgctgtattagccgagataggcaagctctacaatggcgttCCTTGaactgtattcttgaggaagaagaagaagaagaagtggaaATCCTAAAATGTCTAAGTGCTCGATCTCCTCTCTAGGGAGGTGTGCTGCTCTATTTATGGGCCAggcatgtcacactgacatgcgggccgagtctaacgtcaccttccttgggccccgcggggcacgcggctcggttccctccaggcagtaccgcaggggacaaaacaactttacttttccctacCAGCCTGCAATGGGTACAACTATCCTCTGCCGGTttccgtcatagattccctttcggtgcttctctagcgtggtcacctgacaccgatacgcaggcgctgactgcttttctgagagGATGATGGCGCTgatttactttgcaccgcgtggtcaggataagaccgttgaaggATCTCGGCTCCGCCGAGGTCAAGGGGCTTGTCCTTATTCTGCAAACTTACAAGATAAGGAAACTATGACGGCATATGCCCGGGACGTCGGCTTAtcgttagtttaactttatgGTGCCGGCATACGTTgttatgccggctttgcctccgttatctcggctagagttgtgtcgccatgaccctacccggggtcatccccctgacactagtccccgaagctgttgtggtCCGGCATAGAAGGATGTCGGGCTGCGATAGTTTCCCATAGACAGCCACTAACACCTGCTTGGGTCCAGCCAAGAGGGATGCCGAGACAACCACAGGTCCTCCTAGCCGAGATGAATTCATTCCGGGACTCCGGGTTGGCGTGGTTATCCAGCATTTAGCCGagattctttcttctccatgacCGACAATTAAAAACTTACTTCCGCCGACATAACCGCCACCAACGGGAGGATAAGGCTTGAGTTACTGCCACCGCgctttttgaggcgagcgTGCTGTCGCGTTGGACAGCAAGGCCGACAGAGCCTTTAAGGATAGAACTTCTGTTCCCACGCGAACACTTATCCTTCGGATCTCGCGCGATTCTCGGCGGCACGCCGTGCAGTAACCGAGCGTGGGCCTTGATGAGCATAACTGCCCAAATCATGCGCAATCTTCCCGTTAGCTACTAAGGTGGTGGCACGAGAAACGCGCACCCCATTACTTCGCCTTgtatataaaaggaggaggagggcgcgggcagaaaacccttcgcactcgTCTCTCTCTTCGCCCCTTTGTTCTCCTCTGCTCCTCGCACACTTCGCCGCCATCTGCTAACTACGAGCATCCCCGCCACCGCGGTTTCTCGCCTCCGAGCTCGCAGCCACCGCTTCGTTCACAAACACCTAGGCCTCCGCCGCACTAGCTTGCTAGCTCAGGCCTCGCGCAAGCACTTCCCCACCGGAgctccaaaccctagatctgttTCCCTTCAATGGCGTCTTCTTCTCGCAACCCAgccgtcgaccctgctgctcaggcggaggagaggaccaGCTCCGAGCGCGCAGCCTGGGAGGGCTTCGACGTAACCCCGGCGGATATcgagtggctccgccgctcccggcgtgtcccggaggaggtcgagTGCCGGGTTCCCGGCGGAGAAATCGTGCCGACCCCCGAAGCTGGTGAGTGCGTTGTCTTCCTCTTGCACTTCGAGCGCGGTTTTGCTCTCCCCGCTAGCGATTTCTTTAGGACTTTTCTAGTTctttggcctccagccgcaccaTCTTCCGGCGAATGCCATTCTCACCCTCTCGGCATTCGTCACCTGCTGTGAGggttatctcggcctctggccatCCATTGACCTATGGTcccggtacttcatgttcTGGCCATAGTTTCTCCCAGACAAAGATAAAATCCCGGCGCCGCAAAGCCGATGACCCAATGCGGCGCTGCCACCATCGTCCCTCGCCGTAACTCGGCTTTCCCTAGGATccagggtcttgagtcatgtagaaaatggctcaagacctttttctatgtgAAAAACTCCTCTTCGGCCAACAAGATCAACTTGCCGGGGTTCGAAGTCGGCCTCccggaagagaagaggaattGGTCATTCGACCCTAAGGAGACCAATCCGGAGGTCAACGAGATCCACACAGccatcctcgagctcaaggaggaggggatGTCGGCCGACGATCTCCTGGCGACGTTTGTGTACCGGCAGCTGTGCCCGCTCCAGCGCCGATTACACAAAAAGTGCTTCTACAGCGGTCAGCTCGATCCGGACCAAGTGTCTACAGTCCGGCTTGACCAGGCTGAAGTCTGGCGCCGGGTCAAAGCGATTGCAAAGACCAGCCCGCCGGAGCAGTGAAGCTGGGGTATGCCGGCGTACAGCCGGAAGCACCGAGCGCCCCCGGTAAGTTTTTCGTTTATATGTAACTTCTGCTCTTGTCCGATATAAGATTATACCGGCCGTGCTTTCAATTAACTCGGCGGCACCTGATTTTTCTCTGCAGAGGTTCGCCCATCAAGGGAATGAAGACGGGAGATCCCCGGACAAACGGTTCGCGGCCCCGCGCCTGACCATCGACCATGAAGATCCGGATTCGGAGGACTTCATGCCGATCGCTCATGCCGGCCCCCGCCGTACGGAACGTAAAAATCTCTGCCATCTTCTTGTAATCCTTTCGATATCTGTTAACAATGTACTTATATTTGCTCTATCCCGGACGCAGCCGACTTGGGCGAGCCTGCCGCGGAGGCACCGAATCGGGAGAAACGCGCTGTCTCAAAGAAGCGCGCCGCCGAGAAGGACCTTCCGCAGAATATGAAGCGGAAGAAGGCTGCGGCTCGTGGCCCCAAGCCCAAACCCTTGGTCGTCGGGTAAGGCCAATCTCACCTTGACCGCTTATGtcggtcttcttcttttgttgtcaaGCAAATAGCTAAGTTTTACTCCTGCAGGGAGGCTTTAGCGGCCACACAATCTCAGACGTTTATCGCGTCTGAGATTCCGGTGGCTCGTTCTTCCCGTGCCGAGGCCTCAAAGCCGGCCGCGGGCGAGACTGAGACCACCGCGGATCCGACATCCCCCGCTCAGGATGTCGGTCCAAGCCCTGATGCCACGGTCGTCGGTCAGTCCGAGACTCCTGTGGCTGGGGTCTCGGCAACCGAGGCTGCAGCCGAGGCTGCCCCTTCCTCAGCCGCATTCGAAACAACGACGGAGCCGCCGGCCTCTGAGATGCCGCAAGAGCTGGCGACGGGTCCTCAGGAACTCCAAGAGCCGCGGCCAACTCCGACGCCACCTCCATCTCCGTCACGGCCAAAAGAGGATGCCCAAGCTGCTGCTACTCAGGCCGCGAAGACTAAAGGCCCTGCTGCCGCAGCCGGGTCGACGGCTCCGGGATCCCTTGGCTCGCGTCATTCCGGCCGGCAGCAGGAGGTTCCACTCCGGATGTCCAGCGGACAGAGCTTGGGGTCGTTGGTCCAGTCCgtcatggactggaacagcgccGACCACTATGAGGTGAATTCCAGCACCTTGCAGTCGGCGCGGCAGAGCCCTTTGGTGGGGgctccaccggcagcggcTCCAGAGTCGGTGTCGGCACGAATGTACCAGGCCCGGGTGGCCTTGTTCGAGACGAGCCAAGCTACCGAGGTACGCAGAAATCCTTAAGAAACTTTAACTCTTATTTCCAGTATAATATCCATattcctagtccccgaggtttagggcgagtaagaattagttGGCTTGAAGCTTATCTCAtagaacttcaaacacttattccccgagattcaggccgagttttagaatagtcggcctgaagcttagaagcttcaagcacttattccccgagatttaGGCTGGGTTTTAGAATattcggcctgaagcttagaagctTTGAACCCTTATTTCCCGACATTCAGACCGGGTTTTAGAATAGttggcctgaagcttagaagctTCGAAcccttattccccgagattcaggccgggttttagaatagtcggtCTGAAGCTTAGAAGCTTCAAACCCTTATTCCCCATTAACTGCCTGTTGTAGTGAACTTACTTGTGCATCTTCGCCTTGCAGCTCTGCATGAACAAGCGCACTGCAGCTTTTAAGGGGCTGTTGGGCAAGTATAAGAAGCTGGCGGCGTCGCACAAGGCCCTGAAGGCTGAGCACAAGAGCCTGAGTAAGTATATCCTACCAAGATAAGATCTTTGTCTAAGTATCCATATTCAGCATAAACTGACATTTGTTCTTGTGCACAGCCGGGGACAACGCTCAAGTGGCGGAGCTGCTGAAGCATGTCGCCGAGGTTCAAGGTAACCTTTCGTCCTCAATCCGAGCTCCATTCATATTAAACATCAGCCTCTGTAATCTACGTCCGTTTAAATAGATGAGAAGACTTGACTGGTCGATCAGCACCGGAAAGAAATTACCCGGTTGCAAGCGCAGATCGCGGCGCAGGCCGAGGTGAACcaactcacctcggccctctcttcGCAGGCCGATGAGAAAATCCGCctggaagacgaggagaagaagggcaaggcGCTCGCTGCCCAGCTCGAGACtcgtgcc
This is a stretch of genomic DNA from Brachypodium distachyon strain Bd21 chromosome 1, Brachypodium_distachyon_v3.0, whole genome shotgun sequence. It encodes these proteins:
- the LOC112269844 gene encoding uncharacterized protein LOC112269844 isoform X2, whose protein sequence is MTVKFGEMEHLEWLATPFLLAYGPPGLAHNRHCLRLLQQFEAVQTFNLVLLACLPANIEDMDHPHYLIEEMVATTCASGCICDQPTNWKTEELVLRRLQDIEIQFLSGTAHDFALVEQLFSWATAVKTVTVSFNRSITGSMANEFCQRILGFSRPEICVKFYVYRPHK
- the LOC112269844 gene encoding uncharacterized protein LOC112269844 isoform X3 — encoded protein: MTVKFGEMEHLEWLATPFLLAYGPPGLAHNRHCLRLLQQFEAVQTFNLVLLACLPANIEVATTCASGCICDQPTNWKTEELVLRRLQDIEIQFLSGTAHDFALVEQLFSWATAVKTVTVSFNRSITGSMANEFCQRILGFSRPEICVKFYVYRPHK
- the LOC112269844 gene encoding uncharacterized protein LOC112269844 isoform X1; the encoded protein is MTVKFGEMEHLEWLATPFLLAYGPPGLAHNRHCLRLLQQFEAVQTFNLVLLACLPANIEDMDHPHYLIEEMVRLPDIRSLNLFLFTNGHSFGASSFHLLRMRTGIRKLGLVFDSCKDVEVATTCASGCICDQPTNWKTEELVLRRLQDIEIQFLSGTAHDFALVEQLFSWATAVKTVTVSFNRSITGSMANEFCQRILGFSRPEICVKFYVYRPHK
- the LOC112270052 gene encoding guanine nucleotide-binding protein G(s) subunit alpha isoforms XLas-like: MPAYSRKHRAPPRFAHQGNEDGRSPDKRFAAPRLTIDHEDPDSEDFMPIAHAGPRRTEPDLGEPAAEAPNREKRAVSKKRAAEKDLPQNMKRKKAAARGPKPKPLVVGEALAATQSQTFIASEIPVARSSRAEASKPAAGETETTADPTSPAQDVGPSPDATVVGQSETPVAGVSATEAAAEAAPSSAAFETTTEPPASEMPQELATGPQELQEPRPTPTPPPSPSRPKEDAQAAATQAAKTKGPAAAAGSTAPGSLGSRHSGRQQEVPLRMSSGQSLGSLVQSVMDWNSADHYEVNSSTLQSARQSPLVGAPPAAAPESVSARMYQARVALFETSQATELCMNKRTAAFKGLLGKYKKLAASHKALKAEHKSLTGDNAQVAELLKHVAEVQDEKT